A single genomic interval of Zingiber officinale cultivar Zhangliang chromosome 4A, Zo_v1.1, whole genome shotgun sequence harbors:
- the LOC121972723 gene encoding ethylene-responsive transcription factor WRI1-like produces the protein MEFGRHHQKGRWEARIGVFGDKYRYLGTFSTQEDAARAYDRAAIQFRGPNAVTNFDISNYMNCQKVPATATNTPEAPPPEVNQDYYDSEEANAAAILMSLRTAMAVGKIG, from the exons ATGGAATTTGGCAGGCACCACCAAAAAGGGAGGTGGGAGGCGAGAATTGGAGTTTTTGGCGACAAGTATCGCTATCTGGGAACCTTCA GCACACAGGAGGATGCAGCCCGAGCTTACGACCGCGCGGCGATCCAGTTCAGAGGCCCCAACGCAGTCACCAACTTCGACATCAGCAACTACATGAACTGCCAGAAGGTACCTGCCACAGCCACGAACACTCCGGAAGCTCCTCCTCCGGAGGTGAACCAAGATTACTACGACTCTGAGGAAGCAAACGCCGCTGCAATTTTGATGAGTCTGCGAACTGCGATGGCTGTCGGAAAAATTGGGTGA